In a genomic window of Nocardia fluminea:
- a CDS encoding MlaE family ABC transporter permease: MEPSASAVTEIKDWSKDYTRRHPVASLRTVGRQVELGRDAFRYLVTDIAGRRFPFEEFVGQAMFMVKTSLLPTVAVAIPISATLSIQFGLLAGQVGATALAGAASGLAVIRQSAPLVTAILLAAAVGSALCADLGSRKIREEIDAMEVMGVSVLRRLVVPRLAAGILIAMALTAVSCFVGFLAGYLFNVYVQEGTPGSYMATFSSFATSGDLYLAMVKAAVFGVIVVVIACEKGLNTRGGPGGVANSVNAAVVASIVVLMIVNLGFTQIYTMLFPRTTL, translated from the coding sequence GTGGAACCCAGCGCATCCGCGGTCACCGAGATCAAGGACTGGTCCAAGGACTACACCCGGCGCCACCCCGTCGCCTCCCTCAGGACCGTCGGGCGACAGGTAGAACTCGGCCGCGACGCATTTCGCTATCTCGTCACCGATATCGCCGGGCGGCGCTTTCCCTTCGAGGAATTCGTCGGGCAGGCGATGTTCATGGTGAAGACCTCCCTGCTACCGACGGTGGCGGTGGCGATACCGATCAGCGCGACGCTGTCCATCCAATTCGGTTTGCTGGCAGGGCAGGTCGGTGCGACAGCGCTGGCAGGCGCGGCGAGTGGACTGGCGGTGATCCGTCAGTCGGCGCCGCTGGTCACCGCCATTCTGCTGGCGGCGGCGGTGGGTTCGGCGCTGTGCGCCGATCTCGGGTCGCGCAAGATCCGCGAGGAGATCGACGCCATGGAGGTGATGGGGGTCTCGGTGCTGCGCAGGCTCGTGGTGCCGCGCCTGGCCGCCGGGATCCTGATCGCGATGGCGCTCACCGCAGTCAGCTGTTTCGTCGGCTTCCTCGCCGGCTACCTGTTCAATGTCTATGTCCAGGAGGGAACTCCGGGCAGCTACATGGCGACGTTCTCGTCCTTCGCGACCTCGGGCGATCTGTACCTGGCCATGGTCAAGGCGGCCGTGTTCGGCGTGATCGTCGTCGTCATCGCGTGCGAGAAGGGCCTCAACACCCGCGGTGGGCCCGGCGGGGTGGCGAATTCGGTCAATGCCGCCGTGGTGGCTTCCATCGTGGTGCTGATGATCGTCAATCTCGGCTTCACCCAGATCTACACGATGCTGTTCCCGAGGACGACACTGTAA
- a CDS encoding nitric oxide reductase activation protein NorD, whose translation MIDKDPGGPERFRLLATYVAGRSVGIAELPAGEAPYTNGMIVFVSGGGTDPEQRREVLVQSALLGAGSLDPALVKALRGRPSTARRYLALEGRRVLTELAERLPLAVGLGHPGVPATATAADSLAVAKSKAAVDEPPDWFGTIKPSRLMASDPGPGGRASDRELRLEFDLSEIPEADEEAEDSVEKSEESTILKLFENPLFSGKSVMEFFRKTMGSSRADGDGPAGAEAPVSAVRRARMVGPNARPLPTRIAFTDAGKPGAAAGISGALHPEWDVFNDRYRADWCRVVDFPLTVPADISAARVPEDDVLRRRLARVGLGPKVLRGRPDGDELDIEALIDLFVDLRSGYSRPENVYLEHRRLERNLGVMILLDASGSATDADLEGLSVHEHQRRAAATLAVTLEELGDRVAVYAFRSEGRHAVHLPAIKTFDQRFGAVGRARLNQLQPSNYTRLGAGIRGAGEILKNEAGTQNRLLVVLSDGCPYDEGYEGRYAEADAAKALEELRAEGVACLCLSIGATTPADALERVFGSVGHAGAATLSELSPRMDELFLASLRELAAPTPR comes from the coding sequence ATGATCGACAAGGATCCGGGCGGGCCGGAGCGGTTCAGGCTCCTCGCCACCTACGTCGCCGGCAGGTCTGTGGGTATCGCAGAGCTGCCGGCGGGTGAGGCGCCGTACACGAACGGCATGATCGTGTTCGTCTCGGGCGGCGGCACCGACCCCGAGCAGCGTCGCGAAGTGCTCGTACAGAGCGCGCTGCTCGGTGCCGGGAGCCTGGATCCGGCCTTGGTGAAGGCACTGCGCGGGCGTCCTTCGACGGCACGTCGCTACCTTGCCCTGGAAGGCCGACGCGTTCTCACCGAACTCGCCGAACGGCTTCCGCTGGCCGTCGGTCTCGGTCACCCGGGTGTCCCCGCCACCGCGACGGCCGCGGATTCACTCGCGGTGGCCAAGAGCAAAGCGGCCGTCGACGAGCCACCGGACTGGTTCGGCACCATCAAGCCCTCCCGGTTGATGGCATCGGACCCGGGTCCGGGCGGGCGGGCGAGCGATCGCGAGCTGCGCCTGGAATTCGACCTCAGCGAGATACCCGAGGCCGACGAGGAGGCCGAGGACAGCGTCGAGAAGTCCGAGGAGAGCACGATTCTCAAGCTCTTCGAGAATCCACTCTTCAGCGGCAAGTCGGTGATGGAATTCTTCCGTAAGACCATGGGCAGCTCGCGTGCCGACGGTGACGGCCCTGCCGGCGCCGAGGCACCGGTCAGCGCGGTACGGCGGGCGCGGATGGTCGGGCCGAATGCTCGGCCGCTGCCCACCCGGATCGCGTTCACCGACGCCGGAAAGCCCGGCGCGGCCGCCGGAATCAGCGGCGCACTCCATCCCGAGTGGGACGTCTTCAACGATCGGTACAGAGCCGATTGGTGCCGAGTCGTCGACTTTCCGCTGACAGTTCCCGCCGATATCTCGGCCGCGCGGGTGCCCGAGGACGACGTGCTCCGGCGGCGGCTGGCTCGTGTCGGGCTCGGCCCGAAGGTGCTGCGCGGGCGCCCCGACGGTGACGAGCTCGATATCGAGGCGCTCATCGATCTGTTCGTCGATCTGCGTTCGGGCTACTCCCGCCCGGAGAACGTGTACCTCGAACACCGCAGGCTCGAACGCAATCTCGGCGTCATGATCCTGCTCGACGCCTCGGGATCGGCCACCGACGCCGATCTGGAGGGGCTGTCGGTGCACGAGCATCAGCGGCGCGCGGCCGCCACCCTGGCCGTGACGCTCGAAGAGCTCGGTGACCGGGTCGCGGTGTACGCCTTCCGCTCCGAGGGCCGCCACGCGGTGCATCTGCCGGCGATCAAAACCTTCGACCAGCGCTTCGGCGCGGTGGGACGCGCTCGGCTCAATCAGCTCCAGCCCTCGAACTACACCCGGCTGGGGGCAGGTATCCGCGGCGCGGGCGAGATCCTCAAAAACGAAGCGGGAACGCAGAATCGGCTGTTGGTCGTGCTCTCGGACGGCTGCCCCTATGACGAGGGCTACGAGGGCCGCTACGCCGAAGCCGATGCCGCGAAGGCACTCGAGGAACTGCGCGCCGAAGGCGTGGCCTGCCTGTGTCTGTCCATCGGGGCCACCACGCCCGCCGACGCCCTCGAACGCGTCTTCGGCTCCGTCGGCCACGCCGGCGCGGCCACCCTGAGCGAACTGAGCCCACGCATGGACGAACTGTTCCTGGCCTCGCTTCGCGAACTCGCCGCGCCCACACCGCGTTAG